In the genome of Capra hircus breed San Clemente chromosome 17, ASM170441v1, whole genome shotgun sequence, one region contains:
- the FOXN4 gene encoding forkhead box protein N4 — protein sequence MIESDISSMMSGIIRNSGQNHHPSPQEYRLLATTCDDDLPGDLQSLSWLTAVDVPRLQQMASGRVNLGGPSVPHVHPGALARAADLHMAATPGHLLQGPPAMAPQGVLGPSPLTNHGASQMNQFAVGGQPSSSLQNPPQLYSAASQPQFPLPPGVQQCAPVGLYGSPFGARPPYPQPRMAVHSSQELHPKHYPKPIYSYSCLIAMALKNSKTGSLPVSEIYSFMKEHFPYFKTAPDGWKNSVRHNLSLNKCFEKVENKMSGSSRKGCLWALNLARIDKMEEEMQKWKRKDLAAIRRSMANPEELDKLISDRPESCRRPGKPGEPEAPVLTHATTAAVAHSCLAISQLPPQPLMTLSLPSVPLHHQAQPQAHLVPDSPAPAQTPPLHALPDLSPSPLPHPTMGRAPVDFINISTDMNTEVDALDPSIMDFALQGNLWEEIKDEGFSLDTLGAFGDSPLGCELGASGLTPVSGGSDQSFPDLQVTGLYAAYSTPDSVATSATTSSSQYLGAPGNKPIALL from the exons GCTCCTGGCCACCACCTGCGATGATGACCTTCCCGGGGACCTGCAGTCGCTGTCGTGGCTCACAGCCGTGGATGTGCCGAGGCTGCAGCAGATGGCGAGTGGCCGTGTGAACCTGGGCGGCCCCAGTGTACCACACGTGCACCCAG GTGCCTTGGCCAGGGCGGCTGACTTGCACATGGCAGCCACCCCAGGCCACCTGCTCCAAGGCCCACCTGCCATGGCCCCCCAAGGCGTGCTGGGTCCGAGTCCCCTGACCAACCACGGAGCCAGT CAAATGAACCAGTTCGCTGTGGGGGGCCAGCCCTCGTCCAGCCTGCAGAACCCACCACAGCTGTACTCTGCCGCCTCGCAACCTCAGTTCCCGCTTCCCCCAGGTGTCCAGCAG TGCGCTCCTGTGGGCCTGTATGGCTCCCCATTTGGGGCACGGCCTCCCTACCCCCAGCCCCGCATGGCTGTGCATTCATCCCAGGAACTGCACCCCAAACACTATCCCAAGCCCATCTATTCCTACAG CTGTCTGATCGCCATGGCCCTGAAGAATAGCAAGACAGGAAGCCTGCCCGTGAGCGAGATCTATAGCTTCATGAAGGAGCACTTCCCCTACTTCAAG ACAGCTCCTGACGGCTGGAAGAACTCTGTGAGGCACAACCTGTCCCTGAACAAGTGCTTTGAGAAGGTGGAAAACAAGATGAGCGGCTCCTCGCGCAAGGGATGCCTGTGGGCCCTGAACCTGGCCCGCATCGACAAGATGGAGGAGGAGatgcagaaatggaaaaggaaggaCCTGGCTGCCATCCGCCGGAGCATGGCCAACCCCG AGGAGCTGGACAAGCTGATCTCGGACCGGCCGGAAAGCTGCCGACGCCCTGGCAAGCCAGGGGAGCCTGAGGCCCCGGTGCTGACCCACGCCACCACGGCGGCCGTGGCCCACAGCTGCCTGGCCAtctcccagctcccaccccagcCACTGATGACCCTGTCCCTGCCGTCGGTCCCCCTGCACCATCAGGCACAGCCCCAGGCACATCTGGTGCCGGACTCTCCTGCCCCGGCCCAGACCCCACCTCTGCACGCCCTGCCGGACCTgagccccagccccctcccccaccccaccatggGAAGGGCGCCTGTGGATTTCATCAACATCAGCACCGACATGAACACCGAGGTGGATGCCCTGGACCCCAGCATCATGGACTTTGCTCTGCAGG GGAACCTCTGGGAGGAGATCAAGGATGAAGGCTTCAGCCTGGACACGCTGGGGGCCTTCGGAGACTCCCCGCTGGGCTGTGAGCTGGGGGCCTCGGGCCTGACTCCCGTCTCTGGTGGCAGTGACCAGTCCTTCCCAGACCTTCAGGTGACCGGTCTTTACGCTGCCTACTCGACCCCAGACAGTGTGGCCACGTCagccaccacctcctcctctcaGTACCTGGGCGCCCCGGGGAACAAGCCGATAGCCCTGCTTTGA